GGTTCATGCCTATGCTCACGTCGATCGGACTCAGGTTGCGTGGCTATATTGGCAAGATTTAGACAATTGGTCTGATTTTCGCCAAGAAATATACGAAGCTTTTCGCTATCAGCACCAACGTAAACTACTATGGCTTAGTGCTTTGGGTCAAAGAAGAACCATAGATCGTCTGACCAGTTTTTTGACTTTGTTAGCAGAAGAATATGGTCACGACAACGAGCAAAGCTACTGTTTACCTTACACTCTTACCCATGCTCAAATAGGTAGTGCGATCGGCTCTACAAGGGTCACTGTAACTAGATTAATGGGTAAGTTACGTCGGCAAGGAATAATTTCAATTAAAAAGGATAATTCTATTTGCGTCAATATTTTTGAAACTATAGAACAATAGTTTAACGTGAACGATATCAATTTTTCATATATTTCTTAACTTATTATTTATAATAATTATCAAAAAATAGACTAAATTAACGATCTTATTAGAAGAAATTAACAAATTAAATTAGTGTAAATGTAAAAAATATCTTAAGATTGACAAGTAAGAAGTTTAACCGCAAAATGCGGTCAGCGCAGCCAAAGCCGTTTTCCCTCAATTAATTTAATTCCGTCAAGCGGAATAACCAGGGCAAGCGTCGGTGTATCGCTGGCTTTCTTAAAAACTTAATATTTGACACAGATATAAATTTAGGAGAATATATATGGCGCTCGTACCCATGCGTTTGCTTTTAGAACACGCGGCTGAGAATGGTTATGGTATTCCTGCCTACAACGTTAATAATATGGAGCAAATCATCTCCATTATGGAAGCTGCTAACGAAGCTGATAGCCCTGTAATTCTACAGGCTTCTCGTGGCGCTCGCAAATATGCTGGAGAAAATTTTCTACGTCACCTAGTATTAGCAGCAGCAGAAAGCTATCCTCATCTTCCTATTGCTATGCACCAGGATCACGGAAATAGCCCCGCGACTTGCTATTCGGCGATTCGCAATGGTTTTACTAGCGTCATGATGGATGGCTCTTTAGAAGCAGATGCTAAAACTCCCGCTAGCTTTGAATACAATGTCAACGTAACAGCAGAAGTAGTCAAAGTGGCTCACGCTGTTGGTGCTAGTGTTGAAGGTGAACTTGGTTGTTTAGGTTCACTAGAAACTGGTAAAGGCGAAGCAGAAGATGGTCATGGTTTTGAAGGCGCTCTCAGCAAAGAGCAGCTATTGACCGATCCTGATGAAGCAGTAGAATTTGTAGAACGCACTCAAGTAGATGCTTTGGCTGTAGCTATTGGTACTAGCCACGGTGCCTATAAGTTTACTCGCAAGCCTACTGGCGAAATTCTGGCTATTAGCAGAATTGAAGAAATTCACCGTCGTCTACCTAACGTTCACATCGTCATGCACGGTTCTTCTTCCGTACCTAAGGAGTGGATCGACATTATTAACGCTAATGGTGGTAATATTCCTGAAACCTATGGTGTACCCGTAGAGGAAATTCAAAAAGGTATCAAGAGTGGTGTACGTAAAGTAAACATCGATACGGATAATCGTTTAGCAATCACTGCCGCTATCCGTGAAGCAGCTTATAAAGATCCTGCTAACTTTGACCCCCGTCACTTCCTCAAGCCTTCTATTGCCTACATGAAAACTGTATGCCTCAGACGTTATGAAGCTTTTGGTACTGCTGGTAACGCTAGTAAAATCAAGCAGGTTTCGCTTGAAGATTACGCTGCTAAATACGCTAAAGGCGAGTTGTCTACTAGCAATAAAAAAGCTGTTTCCGTTTAGATTTAGTTAGACGAATCGACAATCTAAATTAAATTTGAAGCAGAATGAGTAGCAATAAACAGCTACTCATTTTTTTTGTCTGATTGTCTCTCTTTTGTGTTTAAGGTTGGAGTAGCATTGTTAACAGAGTGGGCAAAAAGCAAAAAGGTAAAACCGCATTTCCAGAAAAAGCTTTGCCCACCAAATAAAAAAAAGGGTCTTGCAATAACTCTAATTACTACATAAACCCCTCTAATAAATCACCGTTTGTTTCATTAAACCGTTGCTGCTGCTTCTTTTTTTGCCGATCCTTGCGTTCCTAGCTGAATCAATTCAATTTTGTAGCCGTCTGGATCTTCTACAAAAGCAATTACGGTACTACCGTGTTTCATTGGCCCTGGTTCTCGGCTAACCTTACCGCCTTGAGCTTTAATGCGATCGCAAGTACCATATATATCATCAACTCCCAGGGCAATATGTCCGTAACCTTTGCCCAGGTCATATTCTTCTACGCCCCAGTTATAGGTAAGTTCAATGACGGTGTTGTCTTTCTCTTCGCCATAGCCCACAAAGGCCAAGGTAAATTCTCCTCCTGGGTAGTCTTTGCGTCGCAAAAGCTTCATGCCCAAAATATCGCAATAAAACTTAATAGATTTGTCTAAATCTCCGACCCTGAGCATTGTGTGTAGCATACGCATATTTTTAATTCTCCTTTTTAATCAAATAAGCTATTTATTTACATTGCTTGTGGAACAATAGTTCAATCCACTTAATATAAAACTATCTAAAATTCGGCGATCGTGGCAAAAATCTTTCTATAGAAGGAAGTGAATATCCATAAATCAAGTTAGTTTATTGACTTATTTTATTCAACTTAAACTGCTCCAACTATTGTTTATTGTTACTTGTTTGTATTTCTGGTGTCGTAGCCATACCAGCATTTAAAATTAAAAAATGACTAAATCTATTGACCAACCTCCTAATCCCGAACCCGAAAAGCCAAATCCCGTGAAGCGATTGATATATAAACTAAAATCATCCCCAAAAAAAGTAGCAACAGGGGCAATTGCGATCGCAGCTTTTGGTAGTTTAGGCTATTGGGGGACGCAAGTGTTAGTTAAAAAGAAATTACCGCCGTTTCTAGAAAGTCAAATTGGTAAGTTTATTCAACGTCCCATTGACTTGGGTGAAGTTAAAGGCTTTTCTCTGGGTGGAATAGAGTTTGGCAAAACGGTTATTCCTGCTACTGCTAGCGATCCTGACAAAGTAGAAGTAGAGGGGGTTAAGGTCGGATTTAATATCTTTCCTGTTTTATTTCGCCGTACCTTGCCTATAGACGTGGCTTTAATTCACCCTAATATTTATTTGGAACAAGACAAGGATGGGCAATGGATTAATCTAGATTTTCTCAATAAAGATAAAAAAAAGCTCCCAATTTATTTTGATGTGGATTTAGATGTTGACCAAGCCGACATTACCGCCGTACCTTACAAGCAAAATCCTCTCAAGGCGCAGCTAGACGGTAGCGGAAGATTTAATCAAAAGCAAGAAATTCTGACTTATGATTTAGATGCAGGAATTGAAAAGGCAAAAGCGACTATAAAAGGTGAAACTAAGTTAAAAACTGTCACAACCGATACAAAAGTGCTGGTTAAAGACTTAGCTTTAGCTGATGTTGCTACTCTTTTACCTAATTCCCCTGTAAAACTTAACAGCGGTTTACTTAATGCCAACTTAGATATTAATATTCCTTCCTGGTCAGAGATTAATACCGCCAACGTCAAAGGAATGGTCAATCTGCAAAACGTGGAGGGGAAAGCTACCGATTTAAATGCCCCTGTTTCAGCAGAATCTAAACTAAACTTTAGTGGTCGTAATGCTGATGTTAAGCAAACTCAAGCTAGTCTGGGTGACATTACTGCCCAGGTAGGAGGAAAGGTTAACTTAGATAGTGGCTATAACCTGAACTTAAATGTCTTGCCTTTTCAGTTAGCTAGTATACCTAGTAATCTTATTAAACAAGTACCTGTCGATTTAGCAGGAGAAGTAGAAGCACAGGTTAAAGTGCGGGGTGCGATTAAAGATCCTCAACTGATGGGAAATATTAATAATACTCAACCTGTAAGAATAGATAAAACTTCCTTTAAACAAATAAATGCTGACTTCCAGGCTAATCTAGATCAGGTTGTTCTAAACAATGTACAGATAAATCCTGTGGCGGGAGGGAACGTTACCGCTAAAGGTACGATTGAAACAAATCTGAGACAGGCTTTAGAAAACAATAAGGCTATAGACGCAATTAAAATGCCTTTGGATTTTAGTTTTCAAGCAAATTTACCAACTCAGGAATTAGTTACCCCTTATTATCAACTGCCTGAAAAAGTTGCAGTGGGTAATCTTAGGGCAAAAGGACAGGTAAACGGCACGGTAGATAATCCTAATGCCCTAGTTAACTGGAGTATACCCCAAGCCAACGTCAATAATTTAGAGGATATTGCAGGATCGGGAGAACTAGCTTTTGCCAACAATAAATTATCTCTGCGGGATACGGAAATTACCTATGGTGATGGCAAGGTCGATGTAGAGGCGGATGCTAATTTAGACAATAAGCAGTGGCAAGCAAGCTTAGATGCCAACTCACTGAATTTAACGCCTTTTCTGGCACAGGTTAAGAACCCTAACCTGAACTTAAATCGTCCCGTGGCGGTTAATACCGCTAAAGCTAATTTTAATGGCAGATTAGATCGGCTTGATTTAGAGAAGATTAACGGTACGGCTGATTTAAACTTAAATGTTGACGGTGGCGATGTTGTAGTCAACAGTCAGCTAAATTCGGGTAATGTCAAAGCTAAGGCAGTTACTAATAATATCCAGCTAGATCGTTTTGTAACTAGTTTACCTGTTGCTGCCTCTGTGCAGTCAGGGACAGTAAATGCCTCTGGTAAATTGAAACAATTGCTGGCATTTAAAGATAACCCTAATTTAAGTAGTGTTAAAGCCGATGCAGATTTAAATTTAAGCGTTGATGGCGAAGCAGTAGCGGTTAATAGTCAGATAGATTCAGGTAGAGTTCTGGCAAATGCTAACACCAGTCAGATTAACTTAAACCGCATTGTCCCTAATTTACCAATTCCCGCCAACATAAGATCTAGTCAGGTGAGGGCTTCTGGGGAATTAAAACAGCTATTAACCTTTGCCAAAAACCCTGACTTAAGTACTGTAGATGCCCGTGTTAATGCGGATTTAGGTGTGGCTGACGGCACAGTAAAAGCGATCGCAAGTCTCCAAAACAACCAGTGGCAGGCAAACGTCAACGCGACGGATGTTAATTCTCAATTACTGATAAATAAGTTTGCCCCTAAAAAGTTTACTTCGGTAGAACTAGATAACGTAAATGCCCAGGCGGATTTGTCAGGAGACATCAAGCCTGTACTCAACAAAGATATTAATGTTCCTGTGGCGATAAACAACTTTACCGCTAATTCTGGCGCGCAAAATATTGATGCCAAGGGGAATTTAACCCTGTCCAACGTTACCAGTAATTTAGACATTGCCAAGACTAACCTTGATGTTCGGGCTAACCTCGACTTTGATCGGCTACCTATCGATCAGGTAATTGCTGCTGCTAGCCAAAATGATCAGTTGATTGCTGAAAACGTCAATGTTGCGGGAAAAGCCGCTTTTAACGGACAATTTCAAGGAAAACAGCTAATTTCTGCCCCTAGCGTTCCAGGCAATATTAATCTAACAGGAGATTTACAGTTACAGAATTTCGCCTTTAATGACATTGCCTTCGATCCTGTGATGGCGGGTAGAGTTAATGTCGAGACAGGTAAGGAAATCGCTCTTAATCTTAAAGGTGAACAGGATGTAATTGCTGCTAGTGCTGTTCCCTGTACCGCTAGTGACTGTAAACTGCCCTACTTACCTAATAGCTTAGAATTACGTCAGGGAGAAGATACAGATAACCCAGTAATCGCTACAGGCGATCGCAACGGTGATATATTTTCTCTAGATATTAATAATTTCCCCCTCGCCTTACTCAATCTTGCCCCCGCTAAAGCAGCAGGAATTGACGGGGCTTTGCAGGGTAAAACTTCAGGGAAAATTGCTCTCAATCTTTATACCTTAGCAACCAAAGGTAATATTGCAATTAATAAGCCAGGGGTAGGCTATATTCAGGCAAAACAGCTTGATGCTAATTTCGACTACGATCCAGCTAAAAATATTGCTAAGTTAACAAATTCTTCTCTGGAGTTAGGCAAAAGTCAATACAACCTCAACGCTGCTTTAAATCTAAAGTCGGGGGCAATTGACGGGAAGTTAGATATTCCCCAAGCTTACATTCAAGATGCTTTGACTACTCTGCGCTGGTTTACGATTGCAGACGTGACCGACTTATTTAATATTCCCGATTATGGTGAAGCTGCTGTGGTTAAACCTGCCCCAGATAAAGAAACCGTCGATCAATCAATCGCCCGTAAACTAAATCAGTTACGTAATGTAAATAAAAAAATTCAGGCAAATGCAGCCGCAAAAGAAACAGGCAATGTTCCTACAGAATTAAATATTGAGGGTAAATATGTGGGGCAAATAACTTTAGGCGGAACGATTCAAACACCTAAAGCAAACTTTAACGTAGAAGGAGATAACTGGCAGTGGCAAACCATTCCAGCCTATCCCAAT
This DNA window, taken from Pleurocapsa sp. FMAR1, encodes the following:
- a CDS encoding Crp/Fnr family transcriptional regulator, whose amino-acid sequence is MEFSEHSSEKSCPSLAWQNVVDWAQSHYRDRIFRKDEQIPTRPQLIYLVNKGAVRLISEIQTQHHDNSTIEPPKTDEDSEEVFLGFVGAKKPFEILTQSSFKVHAYAHVDRTQVAWLYWQDLDNWSDFRQEIYEAFRYQHQRKLLWLSALGQRRTIDRLTSFLTLLAEEYGHDNEQSYCLPYTLTHAQIGSAIGSTRVTVTRLMGKLRRQGIISIKKDNSICVNIFETIEQ
- the fba gene encoding class II fructose-bisphosphate aldolase (catalyzes the reversible aldol condensation of dihydroxyacetonephosphate and glyceraldehyde 3-phosphate in the Calvin cycle, glycolysis, and/or gluconeogenesis), which encodes MALVPMRLLLEHAAENGYGIPAYNVNNMEQIISIMEAANEADSPVILQASRGARKYAGENFLRHLVLAAAESYPHLPIAMHQDHGNSPATCYSAIRNGFTSVMMDGSLEADAKTPASFEYNVNVTAEVVKVAHAVGASVEGELGCLGSLETGKGEAEDGHGFEGALSKEQLLTDPDEAVEFVERTQVDALAVAIGTSHGAYKFTRKPTGEILAISRIEEIHRRLPNVHIVMHGSSSVPKEWIDIINANGGNIPETYGVPVEEIQKGIKSGVRKVNIDTDNRLAITAAIREAAYKDPANFDPRHFLKPSIAYMKTVCLRRYEAFGTAGNASKIKQVSLEDYAAKYAKGELSTSNKKAVSV
- the gloA gene encoding lactoylglutathione lyase; amino-acid sequence: MRMLHTMLRVGDLDKSIKFYCDILGMKLLRRKDYPGGEFTLAFVGYGEEKDNTVIELTYNWGVEEYDLGKGYGHIALGVDDIYGTCDRIKAQGGKVSREPGPMKHGSTVIAFVEDPDGYKIELIQLGTQGSAKKEAAATV
- a CDS encoding translocation/assembly module TamB domain-containing protein, whose amino-acid sequence is MTKSIDQPPNPEPEKPNPVKRLIYKLKSSPKKVATGAIAIAAFGSLGYWGTQVLVKKKLPPFLESQIGKFIQRPIDLGEVKGFSLGGIEFGKTVIPATASDPDKVEVEGVKVGFNIFPVLFRRTLPIDVALIHPNIYLEQDKDGQWINLDFLNKDKKKLPIYFDVDLDVDQADITAVPYKQNPLKAQLDGSGRFNQKQEILTYDLDAGIEKAKATIKGETKLKTVTTDTKVLVKDLALADVATLLPNSPVKLNSGLLNANLDINIPSWSEINTANVKGMVNLQNVEGKATDLNAPVSAESKLNFSGRNADVKQTQASLGDITAQVGGKVNLDSGYNLNLNVLPFQLASIPSNLIKQVPVDLAGEVEAQVKVRGAIKDPQLMGNINNTQPVRIDKTSFKQINADFQANLDQVVLNNVQINPVAGGNVTAKGTIETNLRQALENNKAIDAIKMPLDFSFQANLPTQELVTPYYQLPEKVAVGNLRAKGQVNGTVDNPNALVNWSIPQANVNNLEDIAGSGELAFANNKLSLRDTEITYGDGKVDVEADANLDNKQWQASLDANSLNLTPFLAQVKNPNLNLNRPVAVNTAKANFNGRLDRLDLEKINGTADLNLNVDGGDVVVNSQLNSGNVKAKAVTNNIQLDRFVTSLPVAASVQSGTVNASGKLKQLLAFKDNPNLSSVKADADLNLSVDGEAVAVNSQIDSGRVLANANTSQINLNRIVPNLPIPANIRSSQVRASGELKQLLTFAKNPDLSTVDARVNADLGVADGTVKAIASLQNNQWQANVNATDVNSQLLINKFAPKKFTSVELDNVNAQADLSGDIKPVLNKDINVPVAINNFTANSGAQNIDAKGNLTLSNVTSNLDIAKTNLDVRANLDFDRLPIDQVIAAASQNDQLIAENVNVAGKAAFNGQFQGKQLISAPSVPGNINLTGDLQLQNFAFNDIAFDPVMAGRVNVETGKEIALNLKGEQDVIAASAVPCTASDCKLPYLPNSLELRQGEDTDNPVIATGDRNGDIFSLDINNFPLALLNLAPAKAAGIDGALQGKTSGKIALNLYTLATKGNIAINKPGVGYIQAKQLDANFDYDPAKNIAKLTNSSLELGKSQYNLNAALNLKSGAIDGKLDIPQAYIQDALTTLRWFTIADVTDLFNIPDYGEAAVVKPAPDKETVDQSIARKLNQLRNVNKKIQANAAAKETGNVPTELNIEGKYVGQITLGGTIQTPKANFNVEGDNWQWQTIPAYPNIVPPLGLVIEESQAIDIPKLSVAGNLLGTTVDLDEAKIQVQEAVLSLKGKLSPGQEDATFAVNNLTVDNIGNFVKIPVDIAGEINATGTIKGTPKNPQLAGKVAFTDGAFNGNVLPEKLAGDFDYDGSKLAFNTTAPESIRVEASVPYPIIPGKSDRLTAKADVDKEAFVFLGAFSQNYLNWIGGDGNAKLNANARLDLNKKGIIYDLDAKGVVNLKDANVAVETPFFTEPFVGTGKITINNQIVNVENLDATFAQKDLSVTGKLPILTAVNNLDKPLTINLPEGDIDIRKLYKGGVEGKVTVTGASLEPVIGGKVTLEDGKVSLPKTEAPTQEETVQLTKSKVSNTVSGAKALSTQGNNQQPTAAKSSGFVTALNNLKVNLKDFSFEQNPVYEFKLDGGLTLNGTVDKPSNIIPKGTLTLTRADVNLFSNKFDLDRSRENTIIFTPGAGVFDPALDIILVTEVEDIKQQQFNSLRSVDANSNEIDDPLSQGNDSETIRISLVIDGETAEILPNLAENSTDCSTSTVRPNDAPLVENKKYYSQTELNQLTKCFNNVSLTGGDRNLINSPAVQLTSIPSLSQGEIVSLLSGRFIDFASNLGQGNDSQSQLFNMGVNTFIVTPLLNNVLYKIDDTTVKLGKKIGLDYLTLYPNLEGIYNINRNSSLRSTYNYTFNEVRVEYQKSF